From one Streptomyces sp. CA-210063 genomic stretch:
- the fxsBH gene encoding radical SAM/SPASM protein FxsBH, inactivated beta-hydroxylase extension form, with the protein MPIQELILKIHSRCDLACDHCYVYEHADQSWRGRPPFIAEETLRQAARRLAEYAVRKKLASVTVILHGGEPLLVGPARLRRICAELRRTLAPVTDPDLRIQTNGVRLDRERLDVLKEFDVKVGISLDGDRAANDRHRRDHRGRSSYERVLRGLELLRLPEYEHLFQGLLCTVDLANDPVAVHDALTALAPPRIDYLLPHATWEAPPPGRVGTPTPYADWLLGVFDRWEAQGRPMPVRVFASVLSTLRGGPSLTESMGLAPADLAVIETDGTFEQADSLKTAYDGAPATGYDVFRHGFEEFARHPGVRARQSGIAGVSETCRRCPVVESCGGGLYAHRYSAERGFDNPSVYCADLRSFIEGVAERITERGLAPAVTDADALRLAHLELDRALLAGLNAHLTGHPDWDRAWRLLVRLDSDDATTRHLDTVLSHPYLRPSLLRSRQGPMDLPRFMAAAAAAAVRARAEVTLAWDQSDPVVHLPTLGTIRLSRPGRVEFTVSGDGFQIRGTDPGRAGAREDEDGADWRPLESLLLTSGPSLLLDDADPYRDCYPAPATPPLSPSDLDAFRERLRAAYSLLDRRDPCWRQGINAPATTTITPLAARAGLRLGAGGSGALGVAVDFGQEEFVRELPRLGRRARLTALRQVADLNVPGNRAGRLLDMASEHIGKAAPPSPRAAEARERAKRVLDELSALSASELTESGAYLANEMRREWTALHD; encoded by the coding sequence ATGCCCATCCAGGAACTGATCCTCAAGATACACAGCAGATGCGACCTGGCCTGCGACCACTGTTACGTGTACGAACACGCGGACCAGAGCTGGCGGGGACGACCCCCCTTCATCGCCGAGGAGACGCTCCGTCAGGCCGCCCGCCGATTGGCCGAGTACGCCGTCCGGAAGAAGCTCGCATCCGTCACGGTCATCCTGCACGGTGGCGAACCCCTTCTTGTGGGACCGGCCCGGCTGCGCCGCATCTGCGCGGAACTCAGGCGGACCTTGGCCCCGGTCACCGACCCCGATCTGCGCATCCAGACCAACGGCGTGCGACTCGATCGAGAACGCCTTGATGTCCTCAAGGAATTCGACGTCAAGGTCGGGATCTCGCTCGACGGCGACCGTGCCGCGAACGACCGCCACCGTCGCGACCACCGGGGCCGCAGCAGCTACGAACGGGTGCTGCGCGGGCTCGAGCTCCTCCGTCTCCCGGAATACGAGCATCTCTTCCAGGGGCTGCTGTGCACCGTGGACCTGGCCAACGACCCCGTTGCCGTGCACGACGCCCTGACCGCCCTCGCTCCGCCCCGGATCGACTACCTCCTTCCTCACGCCACCTGGGAGGCACCGCCTCCGGGCCGCGTCGGAACACCCACGCCCTACGCGGACTGGCTGCTCGGCGTCTTCGACCGCTGGGAGGCGCAGGGACGCCCCATGCCGGTCCGCGTCTTCGCCTCGGTGCTCAGCACCCTGCGCGGCGGCCCCTCCCTCACCGAGTCGATGGGCCTCGCGCCGGCCGACCTCGCGGTCATCGAGACCGACGGCACGTTCGAGCAGGCCGACTCACTCAAGACCGCGTACGACGGCGCCCCCGCGACCGGCTACGACGTCTTCCGGCACGGCTTCGAGGAGTTCGCCCGGCATCCCGGCGTACGCGCCCGCCAGTCCGGCATCGCCGGTGTGAGCGAGACCTGCCGGCGCTGTCCCGTCGTCGAGTCCTGTGGTGGAGGCCTCTACGCCCACCGGTACAGCGCCGAACGCGGCTTCGACAACCCGTCGGTCTACTGCGCGGACCTGCGCTCGTTCATCGAGGGAGTCGCGGAGCGGATCACCGAGCGCGGCCTGGCCCCGGCGGTCACCGACGCCGACGCACTGCGGCTGGCCCACCTGGAACTGGACCGTGCCCTGCTGGCAGGCCTGAACGCACATCTCACCGGTCACCCCGATTGGGACAGGGCCTGGCGACTCCTGGTCCGTCTGGACTCCGACGACGCGACCACACGTCACCTCGACACGGTCCTCTCCCACCCCTATCTCCGTCCGTCACTGCTCCGCTCCCGGCAGGGCCCCATGGACCTCCCCCGCTTCATGGCGGCGGCCGCGGCTGCCGCGGTGCGCGCCCGGGCCGAGGTGACGTTGGCCTGGGACCAGTCAGACCCCGTGGTGCATCTCCCGACGTTGGGGACCATACGGCTGTCACGGCCCGGCCGCGTCGAGTTCACGGTGAGCGGAGACGGCTTTCAGATACGCGGCACCGACCCCGGCCGGGCCGGGGCCCGCGAAGACGAAGACGGCGCCGACTGGCGGCCGTTGGAATCCCTGCTCCTCACGAGTGGACCGTCGCTCCTGCTCGACGACGCCGATCCGTACCGGGACTGCTACCCGGCGCCGGCCACTCCTCCGCTGAGCCCGTCCGACCTGGACGCCTTCCGCGAGCGTCTGCGAGCGGCGTACTCGCTCCTGGACAGACGCGATCCCTGTTGGCGGCAGGGCATCAACGCGCCTGCCACCACCACGATCACCCCGCTCGCCGCCAGAGCCGGCCTACGGCTCGGCGCCGGAGGCAGCGGCGCACTCGGCGTGGCCGTCGACTTCGGCCAGGAGGAGTTCGTCCGCGAACTGCCCCGCCTGGGGCGTCGGGCGAGGCTCACCGCCCTTCGCCAGGTCGCCGATCTGAACGTGCCCGGAAACCGGGCCGGGCGGCTGCTCGACATGGCCAGTGAGCACATCGGAAAAGCCGCGCCCCCATCACCCCGAGCCGCCGAGGCACGGGAACGAGCGAAGCGCGTACTGGACGAGCTGAGCGCCCTGTCGGCCTCCGAACTCACCGAAAGCGGCGCATACTTGGCCAACGAAATGAGAAGGGAGTGGACAGCTCTCCATGACTGA